A stretch of Oncorhynchus mykiss isolate Arlee chromosome 26, USDA_OmykA_1.1, whole genome shotgun sequence DNA encodes these proteins:
- the LOC110506186 gene encoding golgin subfamily B member 1 isoform X5 produces MKSKDFKVQALKQDLDSLHEKLAEAATAIRQGSDLLKAKEVEASTSRVQTENILVSVKEKDKHNIELRQALQDMESELRQLEVSKECSDKDLSVLSLTMSDRLVALEEENVSLQTMLKQLRERHQCEVDSLRGELNEVSELLKRTECTLNDKEMGYQGKNQQNVLFQENIQHLHAQLQTETENLREAGIKQTALLSDIQTKDEQVSCMTIQISHQKELLAGLSQQLREKDASVAQVIESASNERMKYAEENSNFLSQLESLENAQSSSMKQLEHMFSQLEESKAHLSRSQSELETKDLENGDLVKEKDHLNTQLTKLTKEKEVLKKKLQAALVVRKELLKKIEEHEHQIEQNVNKGIEISGLQDRLQELTLQAQATTKEHEDIVADIKWQVNQKEGELLELAKVLTVRDSLLEHFEINMQTLQAKLDEQEASLTTALHNLNEKSIIIDQLNSIISEKDEAFEQEKSGMMLRLEKLQEDMRKSEESLKEDMSSSSATAVDIENELTKVKQEKAMMQKKAQAALLARKETIKKSQESEKKFTQELSELKDDYKALLEQHCQQTNDLNAVQLSYDQKVRKFEEISQASVSQLGELETLRLLVQERDKTLQDLNISLSERESQVHASSYQAELETLHFKLESMSSELANKDKVLIALEQKSKALSERMSCTESQLEKAHAEIKEKMEELARQQQAVEMAEQLHQQEKQTMVDDHLVLHNQLGPLQTTVEELKHTLEALVGEKESQSHKFISESKELIEDRDRMKGEMENALTTIAQQSSELQILQNTWAETQQQLCEEKEQLKVELEKAQSHSAESQAEMESLKLHMESLQQEKESAFMVIEQLNCEVAMLDAQLKEAGKVHEELLQKISGLQDKSSEQIGVIGKEVQYLKISPEEHEMSLKERDDALVISQSLAMEKEELIAALEQQLQRQIHLHEVAMEKMRTEVDELQQRSQEDAIKTKDQGNQSKTALLTRKLQAALVSRKEILKDNSSLKEQMRILSAKNEEIGASSTVLEMSVAKLKQQKEDLESSVSSLSREKEKLIAEVDRILNDNHNLSAACESLKLTIENITQQKQAFSCQLESLKDSQTDELSEWKSKHTELKQEYESLLQAYENVSSEMDKMRQLLEGARRERQEALVKAHKSEAERENLEKQVGEMEDENEKIKEKMRKFTKAKQLKMEELEEENKQIRIDLLEFDDKQKATVEELTIKNNHLEAEIHSLVESSEALRRKLTEIQLNNGSLAEALKEATCSLEKWSTESKACEQNMQLKLDDALILNNSLTAQIESQKTELASQQEINKLTQKGKETLSERIKQMQNKHEKELGEKDDAISELQEIINRHSQETTSLNEKVRILEDDKSILQEELENVQEISDKVKNENEYLEIVILKNAERIDELTETVNVLQAQNTQLSSQLTESKEKATQVCQEKEEQQLKLVKEFEEKLKMFQRGNEGSRNIKKELQELLKEKHHEINHLQHDSIKYQELILDLERSLKASESAHEQVEKELREMTERISCLEEGRRHLEAELTTHKNLLNEAKKDLTNISSEKDQLVEVVSENNNQSECQVMERTKALQHVAEQQNSIFMEREVILQQHIEELLGSKEKESQVVLELKRKIDSQDLQMNTLKREADTNLVKLAALSSSPQGTDAVKQWNDMFLNTLHEKDSQLLEQGFVITRFLEDIRVKEKEITELQVTKSRLERTLGDYTVAATAQQRQLFIMGASNRELNETVELLNQQLQELSDQVERLEQDRSALNRHLTGSVDSTSKMEFDLQQLENTLLDTESQLLLSQSHSDMLQVDFEKQEAISLHLKSLLQNKDAEISSLLSSRDGQMSGYLEQLQANHRAQVEGYEDRLSALYYEREKADKEFRRLENKVKSLQMKVDKSIQEKEKMAAQMETFRNSMVSLQTERERLMSEYRMSEARNQTVMQGKEGSAEGDLSATKGLKHEIRTLLHQMDDLNSENAMLRAQLIRYREDLNQVLSLKDSQLKELLRKQQDAIKNLENQKATAEKQNRKTLLELEREGEASDALKAANSKLQTQVTDLEANIFALNKGMQETNKGKVIADLQHAVAAKSAECNDLQQKLFAQKVAADDWKGSLQLLECETEKKLGEAEDKYNSELDAFEQEVELMRNEKETADQRVAELARDLMQTEKLLSDARVQSTDLKSQNESLGKAMAALQNDRDQLIEDFKILRNRYDEELRETQGAMTKVERHLGDTTSELATLAKERHILVQKLSALESKDAPSQLTSLVDELSVALSEKEGQLQRVSLENDTYSSKVSAFSRSMASLQDDRDRLMEELAGAKRAFESRQGLGPEVVDIANTGESNSHRSSGIQALQTGRDGLTRQRVDELQSALQQAQAFKLQTEAEVSGYQAELAELRSESSRLQAECQRLAGERKETMALVGKDVSDDPSLTQLQAERTQLQSHLQRCLYEIQQRDLHCQQLNAKLQQVVEEKGGVSAQLRAVSQTLRDTQNRCYWLENQALPNQHHQGLAKQGAVSVEVPPGAPQGRSSAVVDMEALEAGELRTRLVEVEQSVVQLSESLAEERTRREAAEEALGLAEDRAKSVDSSPSRTTQRDFSIQLDTEEEWEALILNPNEPLVTRKVKGGMLACRRWLRGRSLYCSKLLTSRARSRYLFLGYLLILHVAVLMCLTGAL; encoded by the exons atgaagTCAAAAGATTTTAAAGTTCAAGCATTGAAACAAGACCTAGATAGTTTGCATGAAAAGTTGGCAGAGGCAGCAACAGCAATTAGACAGGGTTCAGATCTGCTTAAAGCGAAAGAGGTAGAGGCATCCACATCCAGGGTTCAGACTGAAAACATCTTAGTATCTGTTAAGGAAAAAGACAAGCATAATATTGAATTGAGGCAGGCTCTTCAAGATATGGAAAGTGAGTTAAGACAATTAGAGGTCAGCAAAGAGTGTTCTGACAAAGATTTGTCTGTATTGTCACTAACCATGTCTGATAGATTAGTTGCTTTAGAGGAGGAAAATGTCTCCCTACAGACTATGCTCAAACAGTTGAGAGAAAGACATCAGTGTGAGGTAGATTCTTTGAGGGGTGAATTAAATGAAGTTTCGGAATTGTTGAAACGGACAGAGTGTACCCTTAACGATAAAGAAATGGGCTATCAAGGTAAGAATCAACAGAATGTTTTATTCCAAGAAAATATACAGCACCTTCATGCACAGCTCCAAACTGAGACTGAAAATCTGAGAGAGGCAGGTATTAAACAGACAGCTCTACTTAGTGACATCCAAACGAAAGATGAGCAGGTCAGCTGCATGACCATCCAAATAAGTCACCAGAAGGAATTGCTAGCAGGTCTCAGTCAACAGTTGAGGGAGAAAGATGCTTCAGTAGCACAGGTAATTGAATCCGCCTCAAACGAAAGAATGAAATACGCAGAGGAAAATAGTAATTTCCTCTCGCAGCTGGAAAGCTTGGAAAATGCACAAAGTAGCTCTATGAAACAGCTTGAACATATGTTCTCGCAACTAGAAGAGAGCAAAGCTCATCTGTCACGCTCTCAAAGTGAACTTGAGACCAAGGATTTGGAGAATGGAGATTTGGTTAAAGAAAAGGATCATCTCAACACTCAGCTCACTAAGTTAACCAAAGAAaaagaggtcttgaaaaagaagctCCAAGCTGCTCTGGTTGTAAGGAAAGAACTATTGAAGAAAATAGAGGAGCATGAACATCAAATAGAGCAGAATGTGAATAAAGGAATTGAGATTTCAGGCTTACAGGATAGGTTGCAAGAACTCACTTTACAAGCTCAAGCTACTACAAAAGAGCATGAAGACATTGTTGCAGATATTAAATGGCAAGTTAATCAGAAAGAGGGTGAACTCCTAGAACTGGCCAAGGTCTTAACAGTGCGAGACAGTCTTTTAGAACATTTTGAAATAAATATGCAAACTTTGCAAGCGAAACTAGATGAACAAGAAGCAAGtttgacaacagctctgcatAATCTCAATGAAAAGAGCATCATCATTGATCAACTTAATTCCATCATCTCTGAGAAAGACGAGGCTTTTGAACAGGAGAAAAGTGGTATGATGCTGAGGTTAGAGAAGCTTCAGGAGGATATGAGAAAGAGCGAGGAGAGTTTGAAGGAGGACATGTCAAGCTCCAGTGCGACAGCTGTTGACATTGAAAACGAGTTAACGAAGGTGAAGCAAGAAAAGGCAATGATGCAGAAAAAGGCTCAAGCTGCTTTACTGGCACGAAAAGAGACTATAAAGAAGTCTCAAGAAAGTGAGAAAAAGTTCACCCAAGAGCTTTCAGAATTAAAAGATGATTATAAAGCACTCCTGGAACAACACTGTCAGCAGACCAATGACCTTAATGCTGTCCAGTTAAGTTACGACCAGAAGGTCAGGAAATTTGAAGAAATCAGTCAGGCCTCAGTCTCTCAGCTAGGTGAATTGGAGACCCTAAGACTGCTTGTACAGGAACGGGATAAAACTCTTCAAGACCTCAACATATCCCTATCAGAAAGGGAGAGTCAAGTCCATGCCTCATCATATCAAGCAGAGCTAGAAACCCTTCACTTCAAACTGGAAAGCATGTCCTCTGAGTTGGCAAATAAGGACAAGGTTCTCATAGCACTGGAACAGAAGTCCAAAGCATTATCTGAGCGAATGAGCTGCACAGAAAGTCAACTTGAAAAAGCCCATGCAGAGATAAAGGAGAAGATGGAAGAGCTCGCAAGACAGCAACAAGCAGTGGagatggccgagcagctgcaccaGCAGGAAAAACAAACTATGGTAGATGACCACCTGGTGCTGCATAACCAGTTGGGCCCATTACAAACCACAGTGGAGGAGCTAAAACACACCTTAGAAGCACTTGTTGGTGAGAAAGAATCCCAGTCGCACAAATTTATAAGTGAAAGCAAAGAACTAATAGAGGACAGGGATCgaatgaaaggagagatggagaatgcACTCACTACCATCGCCCAGCAATCGTCTGAACTTCAAATCCTCCAAAACACTTGGGCTGAAACTCAACAGCAACTCTGTGAAGAAAAGGAACAGCTAAAAGTGGAGCTTGAAAAAGCACAGTCCCATTCTGCAGAGTCCCAGGCTGAAATGGAAAGTCTTAAGCTGCACATGGAATCACTACAGCAGGAAAAAGAAAGCGCCTTCATGGTCATAGAACAATTAAACTGTGAAGTTGCCATGCTGGATGCTCAACTAAAGGAAGCTGGAAAAGTACATGAGGAGCTTCTTCAAAAGATATCTGGTTTGCAGGATAAATCCTCTGAACAGATTGGGGTAATTGGGAAGGAGGTCCAGTATCTTAAGATATCCCCTGAAGAACATGAGATGAGTCTCAAGGAAAGAGATGATGCCCTGGTGATTTCTCAGTCTCTGGCCATGGAAAAGGAAGAGCTTATTGCTGCCTTGGAACAGCAACTGCAGCGGCAGATTCACCTTCACGAAGTTGCCATGGAAAAGATGAGGACTGAAGTTGATGAGCTTCAGCAGAGGTCTCAAGAAGATGCCATCAAAACAAAGGATCAGGGCAACCAAAGCAAAACAGCACTTCTCACCAGGAAGCTTCAAGCAGCCTTAGTTTCCAGGAAAGAAATCTTGAAAGATAATAGCTCTCTGAAGGAACAAATGCGTATACTCTCAGCTAAAAATGAAGAAATTGGGGCATCATCCACTGTACTGGAAATGTCTGTTGCCAAGTTGAAACAACAAAAAGAGGACCTGGAGAGTTCTGTATCATCCCtgagcagggagaaagagaagctCATTGCCGAGGTTGATCGCATCCTCAATGATAATCACAATTTATCTGCAGCCTGTGAAAGCCTCAAACTCACCATAGAAAATATCACCCAACAGAAACAGGCATTTTCGTGTCAGCTTGAGTCCCTGAAAGACTCGCAGACGGATGAGTTGTCAGAGTGGAAATCTAAGCATACAGAGCTGAAACAGGAGTATGAGTCACTTTTACAAGCGTACGAGAATGTCAGTAGCGAAATGGACAAGATGAGACAACTATTGGAGGGggcaagaagagagagacaagaagcGCTCGTTAAAGCACACAAATCTGAAGCTGAGAGGGAGAATCTGGAGAAACAAGTTGGGGAGATGGAGGATGAAAATGAGAAAATTAAAGAGAAGATGAGAAAGTTTACTAAGGCGAAGCAGCTGAAaatggaagagctggaggaggagaaTAAACAAATCAGAATAGACTTGCTAGAGTTTGATGATAAGCAGAAAGCCACAGTTGAAGAGTTGACTATTAAAAACAACCACTTGGAAGCAGAGATCCACAGCCTTGTAGAGTCCTCAGAAGCACTCAGAAGGAAGCTAACAGAGATTCAGCTCAACAATGGCAGTCTCGCAGAGGCACTCAAAGAAGCAACCTGTTCATTAGAAAAGTGGTCCACCGAATCAAAAGCATGTGAGCAAAACATGCAGCTTAAACTAGATGATGCACTCATTTTGAATAATTCACTGACTGCCCAGATTGAGTCACAGAAGACAGAACTTGCTTCCCAACAGGAAATCAATAAATTAACGCAAAAGGGGAAAGAAACTCTCTCTGAAAGAATTAAACAAATGCAGAATAAGCATGAAAAGGAATTGGGAGAAAAAGACGATGCAATCTCAGAGCTCCAAGAAATTATCAACAGACACAGCCAAGAGACCACCAGCCTAAATGAGAAGGTCAGGATCTTGGAGGACGACAAGTCTATATTACAAGAGGAGCTTGAAAATGTCCAAGAGATCTCGGACAAAGTAAAAAATGAGAATGAATATTTGGAGATAGTGATCCTCAAAAACGCTGAAAGAATTGATGAACTGACAGAGACAGTCAATGTTCTCCAAGCCCAGaacacacagctctcctctcaaTTGACTGAGAGCAAAGAGAAGGCTACTCAGGTTTGCCAGGAGAAGGAGGAACAGCAGCTGAAGTTGGTTAAGGAGTTTGAGGAGAAACTCAAAATGTTCCAGAGAGGCAATGAGGGCTCCAGAAATATAAAGAAGGAGCTACAGGAACTGCTGAAAGAAAAGCATCATGAAATCAATCATTTGCAACATGACTCCATCAAATACCAGGAGCTGATTTTAGACCTAGAAAGGTCTCTGAAGGCTTCAGAGTCAGCGCATGAACAGGTGGAGAAGGAGCTGAGGGAAATGACAGAGAGGATATCTTGTCTAGAAGAAGGGAGGAGGCATCTTGAAGCTGAGCTTACCACACACAAGAACCTTCTCAATGAGGCAAAGAAAGATTTGACAAACATTAGCTCTGAAAAAGACCAATTGGTTGAGGTAGTATCAGAAAATAACAATCAATCAGAATGTCAGGTCATGGAGAGAACTAAAGCACTACAGCATGTAGCTGAACAGCAAAATAGTATTTTCATGGAGAGGGAGGTAATTTTACAGCAACATATAGAGGAACTTCTGGGTTCCAAGGAGAAGGAGAGTCAGGTAGTTTTAGAATTGAAGAGGAAAATAGATTCTCAAGATTTACAGATGAATACTCTGAAGAGAGAGGCTGACACTAATTTGGTTAAGTTAGCAGCCCTGTCCTCTAGTCCTCAGGGTACTGATGCTGTGAAACAGTGGAATGATATGTTCCTAAATACCTTGCATGAGAAGGACAGCCAGCTTCTAGAACAGGGCTTTGTCATAACGAGATTCCTTGAAGACATTCGAGTGAAGGAGAAGGAGATAACTGAACTGCAGGTAACCAAGTCGAGGCTCGAAAGGACACTTGGTGATTACACAGTAGCTGCCACAGCTCAGCAGAGGCAGTTGTTTATAATGGGTGCCAGCAATAGAGAGCTTAACGAAACCGTGGAGCTCCTGAATCAACAGTTGCAGGAACTGAGTGACCAGGTTGAGAGATTAGAACAGGATAGGAGTGCACTCAACAGACATCTCACTGGCAGTGTAGATTCCACATCTAAAATGGAGTTTGATCTCCAGCAGCTGGAAAATACACTCTTAGACACAGAGTCTCAGCTACTCCTCTCGCAGTCTCACAGTGACATGCTTCAAGTTGATTTTGAGAAACAGGAGGCCATTTCACTGCACCTGAAGTCACTCCTGCAGAACAAAGATGCAGAAAtctcctctctgctgtcctcCAGAGATGGACAGATGTCTGGGTATCTAGAACAGCTGCAAGCTAATCACCGTGCCCAGGTTGAAGGCTACGAGGACAGACTATCTGCCTTGTACTATGAAAGGGAGAAAGCTGACAAGGAGTTCAGAAGGCTGGAGAACAAAGTAAAATCCCTTCAAATGAAAGTTGACAAGTCCATTCAGGAAAAGGAAAAAATGGCTGCTCAGATGGAAACATTCAGGAACTCCATGGTCTCcttgcagacagagagagagcgtttGATGTCAGAATATAGGATGTCTGAGGCAAGGAATCAGACTGTAATGCAAGGCAAGGAGGGGTCGGCTGAAGGAGACCTCAGTGCAACCAAGGGCCTTAAACACGAGATTAGGACTCTCCTTCACCAGATGGATGATCTGAACTCTGAGAATGCCATGCTCAGGGCACAGCTGATCAGATATAGAGAAGACTTGAATCAGGTCCTGTCCTTGAAGGACAGCCAGTTGAAAGAGTTGCTCAGGAAGCAGCAAGATGCCATCAAAAACCTGGAAAACCAAAAAGCCACAGCTGAAAAGCAGAACCGGAAGACCCTTCTGGAActcgagagggaaggagaggcaaGCGATGCCTTAAAAGCTGCGAATTCCAAACTTCAAACACAGGTCACTGATCTGGAAGCTAACATATTTGCCCTGAATAAGGGAATGCAAGAAACGAATAAAGGAAAAGTGATTGCCGACTTGCAGCATGCCGTGGCAGCCAAATCTGCGGAATGTAACGACCTCCAGCAAAAACTGTTTGCTCAGAAAGTGGCAGCGGATGACTGGAAAGGCAGCCTGCAGCTCCTGGAGTGTGAGACTGAGAAGAAACTGGGAGAGGCAGAGGACAAGTACAACAGCGAGCTCGATGCCTTTGAACAAGAAGTCGAACTGATGAGAAACGAGAAGGAGACCGCTGACCAGAGGGTTGCTGAGCTGGCCAGGGACCTGATGCAAACTGAGAAGCTGCTGTCCGATGCTAGAGTCCAAAGCACGGACCTGAAGTCTCAGAACGAGTCTCTGGGTAAAGCCATGGCCGCCTTGCAGAACGACCGCGACCAGCTCATCGAGGACTTCAAGATCCTCCGGAACCGATACGACGAGGAGCTCCGAGAGACCCAGGGGGCCATGACCAAGGTGGAGAGACATCTAGGCGACACGACCTCGGAGCTGGCCACCTTGGCCAAAGAGAGACACATACTGGTACAGAAACTCTCTGCTCTAGAGAGCAAAGATGCTCCCTCCCAGCTCACTTCACTGGTAGACGAGCTGTCTGTGGCCTTGTCAGAGAAGGAAGGGCAGCTCCAACGGGTCTCCCTGGAAAACGACACGTATAGCAGTAAGGTGTCGGCTTTCTCTAGGTCCATGGCCAGCCTCCAAGATGACCGAGACCGGCTGATGGAGGAGCTGGCTGGGGCAAAGAGGGCATTCGAGTCCAGGCAAGGATTAGGTCCAGAGGTAGTAGACATCGCCAACACAGGGGAGTCAAATAGCCATAGAAGCAGTGGTATTCAGGCCCTTCAGACTGGGAGAGATGGGCTG ACGAGACAGAGGGTGGATGAGCTGCAGAGCGCCTTGCAGCAGGCACAGGCCTTCAAACTGCAGACTGAAGCAGAAGTCAGCGGGTACCAGGCAGAGCTGGCTGAACTGAG GTCTGAGAGTAGCAGGCTGCAGGCTGAGTGCCAGCGTCTGgctggggagaggaaggagaccaTGGCCCTGGTGGGGAAGGATGTGTCTGATGACCCGTCACTGACCCAGCTCCAGGCAGAGAGAACTCAGCTGCAGAGTCACCTGCAGCGCTGCCTCTATGAGATCCAGCAGAGAGATCTGCACTGCCAGCAGCTCAACGCCAAG CTGCagcaggtggtggaggagaaagggggtgtGTCGGCTCAGCTGAGGGCAGTGTCTCAGACGCTGAGAGACACCCAGAACCGCTGCTATTGGCTGGAGAACCAGGCCCTGCCTAACCAGCACCACCAGGGCCTTGCAAAG CAGGGGGCGGTGTCTGTAGAAGTGCCTCCGGGAGCTCCCCAGGGGAGGAGCAGTGCTGTGGTAGACATGGAAGCACTGGAGGCCGGCGAGCTCAGGACCAG gctgGTGGAGGTGGAGCAGAGCGTGGTTCAGCTAAGTGAGAGTCTGGCTGAAGAGAGGACCAGGAGGGAAGCAGCCGAGGAAGCTCTGGGACTGGCTGAGGACAGAGCCaagag